A stretch of the Meleagris gallopavo isolate NT-WF06-2002-E0010 breed Aviagen turkey brand Nicholas breeding stock unplaced genomic scaffold, Turkey_5.1 ChrUn_random_7180001957892, whole genome shotgun sequence genome encodes the following:
- the LOC104917243 gene encoding platelet glycoprotein VI-like isoform X1 gives MAPMALALILGWWLVAASRAQQLPRPSLSLHPSQEIEVGDNVTLRCHLPRPAAWVWLRQHEGWTIARYSDKEQDTVEFSFLSTNREHAGTYRCKYQVSDSEDVSEMSDPVELVLTDHSFPPPNISLHPKECVEIGTNVTIQCWNKDYGATFLLHKDGRSALVQRQGSDGAGTASFTFSGVTLADSGTYRCSFRPWHSPFVSSPLGDSVTLEVTPTPAPPGAESHGNLVVAVLRGCAAALVFALGIFFVIDARSLWIRRDESLGRGGM, from the exons ATGGCACCAATGGCTCTGGCCCTCATCCTGG gttggtggctggtggctgcgagcagagcacagcaac tgccccgACCCTCCCTGTCGCTGCACCCCAGCCAGGAGATAGAAGTGGGGGACAATGTCACCCTGCGGTGCCACCTGCCCCGTCCAGCTGCCTGGGTCTGGTTGCGCCAGCACGAAGGTTGGACAATTGCCAGATACAGCGACAAGGAGCAGGACACGGTAGAGTTCTCCTTCTTGAGCACAAATCGGGAGCACGCAGGTACATATCGGTGCAAGTATCAGGTGTCTGATTCTGAGGACGTATCAGAGATGAGTGACCctgtggagctggtgctgacag ATCACAGCTTTCCCCCGCCCAACATCTCCCTTCACCCCAAGGAATGTGTGGAGATAGGGACCaatgtcaccatccagtgcTGGAACAAGGACTATGGGGCcaccttcctcctgcacaaggATGGACGCTCAGCTCTTGTCCAGCGCCAGGGCTCTGATGGTGCTGGCACGGCCTCCTTCACCTTCTCTGGAGTGACCCTGGCAGACTCCGGCACCTACAGGTGCTCCTTCCGCCCCTGGCATTCCCCCTTTGTGTCCTCACCCCTTGGGGACAGCGTGACACTGGAGGTGACACCCACACCTGCACCCCCAG GTGCTGAGTCCCATGGGAACCTGGTGGTGGCAGTGCTgaggggctgcgctgctgccctcGTTTTTGCCCTCGGCATCTTCTTTGTCATCGATGCCCGCAGCCTCTGGATACGGAGAGATGAGAGTCTGGGTCGGGGAGGGATGTAA
- the LOC104917243 gene encoding killer cell immunoglobulin-like receptor 3DL1 isoform X2 yields MAPMALALILGWWLVAASRAQQPAWVWLRQHEGWTIARYSDKEQDTVEFSFLSTNREHAGTYRCKYQVSDSEDVSEMSDPVELVLTDHSFPPPNISLHPKECVEIGTNVTIQCWNKDYGATFLLHKDGRSALVQRQGSDGAGTASFTFSGVTLADSGTYRCSFRPWHSPFVSSPLGDSVTLEVTPTPAPPGAESHGNLVVAVLRGCAAALVFALGIFFVIDARSLWIRRDESLGRGGM; encoded by the exons ATGGCACCAATGGCTCTGGCCCTCATCCTGG gttggtggctggtggctgcgagcagagcacagcaac CTGCCTGGGTCTGGTTGCGCCAGCACGAAGGTTGGACAATTGCCAGATACAGCGACAAGGAGCAGGACACGGTAGAGTTCTCCTTCTTGAGCACAAATCGGGAGCACGCAGGTACATATCGGTGCAAGTATCAGGTGTCTGATTCTGAGGACGTATCAGAGATGAGTGACCctgtggagctggtgctgacag ATCACAGCTTTCCCCCGCCCAACATCTCCCTTCACCCCAAGGAATGTGTGGAGATAGGGACCaatgtcaccatccagtgcTGGAACAAGGACTATGGGGCcaccttcctcctgcacaaggATGGACGCTCAGCTCTTGTCCAGCGCCAGGGCTCTGATGGTGCTGGCACGGCCTCCTTCACCTTCTCTGGAGTGACCCTGGCAGACTCCGGCACCTACAGGTGCTCCTTCCGCCCCTGGCATTCCCCCTTTGTGTCCTCACCCCTTGGGGACAGCGTGACACTGGAGGTGACACCCACACCTGCACCCCCAG GTGCTGAGTCCCATGGGAACCTGGTGGTGGCAGTGCTgaggggctgcgctgctgccctcGTTTTTGCCCTCGGCATCTTCTTTGTCATCGATGCCCGCAGCCTCTGGATACGGAGAGATGAGAGTCTGGGTCGGGGAGGGATGTAA
- the LOC104917244 gene encoding free fatty acid receptor 3-like — MLVLAIHALTFTVGFPANAFTLLTLLIKIRCHRPHPHLTAADLLLLHLTTADLLVLLFLPFKMAEEAAMMVWPFPKALCPIANFCFYSSIYLSTLFIAALSVERYFGVVFPHRYNRRRRLWRTMATSVILWVVALSHCSIVFVAEHHREFGVNGSEADGERGFGFNGIKTWGSGTDDSNHVDPTVLKMSNPRSFGVSGFDLGGFGLTKPNGIDTDAPSSSTADITTPGGSKIRGADIYSISSPKTDLNISTLQFSDCTNTNTPHIPTTTPWISQNVSKTQSHMGYHCYDDFSPTQLRFVLPLRLVLFLVLFLLPFAITVFCYVCIIRALLTRPHIPLQKKYRTVGLAVATMANFVICFGPYNLSHVVGFVQQRSPTWRPYALLLTTLSPALDPFIFYFSSSAVRRAVSGVVGAVRGTVCGFWGWCGQRE, encoded by the coding sequence ATGCTCGTCTTAGCCATCCACGCGCTGACCTTCACTGTGGGTTTTCCTGCCAACGCCTTCACCCTCCTCACCCTCCTCATCAAAATCCGATGTCACCGTCCTCATCCCCACCTCACCGCTGCcgacctcctcctcctccacctcacCACCGCTGACCTCcttgtcctcctcttcctcccattCAAGATGGCTGAAGAGGCAGCCATGATGGTGTGGCCCTTCCCCAAAGCGCTCTGCCCCATTGCAAACTTCTGCTTCTACTCCAGCATCtacctcagcactctctttataGCTGCCCTCAGTGTGGAGCGCTACTTTGGGGTCGTGTTCCCACACCGCTACAACCGGCGCCGGAGGTTATGGCGGACGATGGCCACCAGTGTCATCCTTTGGGTGGTGGCATTGTCCCATTGTTCCATCGTCTTTGTGGCGGAGCATCACAGAGAGTTTGGGGTCAATGGGTCTGAGGCTGATGGGGAACGTGGTTTTGGCTTCAATGGGATCAAGACCTGGGGATCTGGAACGGACGACTCCAATCATGTTGACCCCACTGTCCTGAAGATGAGCAACCCCCGTTcttttggggtcagtgggttTGACCTTGGGGGATTTGGGTTAACCAAACCTAACGGCATTGACACCGATGCCCCCAGCAGCTCCACTGCTGACATCACCACTCCCGGTGGATCGAAGATCCGCGGTGCCGACATCTACAGCATCTCCAGCCCCAAGACTGACCTCAACATCTCCACCCTCCAATTCTCTGactgcacaaacacaaacacaccccacatccccaccaccaccccatGGATCTCCCAGAATGTTTCTAAGACTCAATCCCACATGGGCTACCACTGCTACGATGACTTCTCCCCAACCCAGCTGCGCTTCGTTCTCCCGCTGCGCCTTGTGCTCTTCCTcgtcctcttcctcctcccctttgcCATCACCGTGTTCTGCTATGTCTGCATCATCCGTGCCCTCCTCACCCGACCCCACATCCCACTGCAGAAGAAGTACCGCACCGTGGGGCTGGCCGTGGCCACCATGGCCAACTTTGTCATCTGCTTTGGACCCTACAACCTCTCGCATGTGGTGGGCTTTGtgcagcagcgcagccccacGTGGAGGCCCTACGCTCTGCTCCTCACCACCCTCAGCCCCGCGCTCGACCCCTTCATCTTCTATTTCTCCTCCAGTGCTGTGCGGAGGGCGGTCAGTGGGGTGGTGGGGGCGGTTCGGGGCACAGTgtgtgggttttggggttggtGTGGACAAAGGGAGTGA